A genome region from Primulina eburnea isolate SZY01 chromosome 9, ASM2296580v1, whole genome shotgun sequence includes the following:
- the LOC140841177 gene encoding U-box domain-containing protein 35-like isoform X1, with translation MTIISSAVAIDKDKNSQFAVKWAIDNLMLKDNRLILVHVSSQPSFHLQDGMIKEGRALTQAETQQLFLPYRSFCARKGIIAKEVVLRDLDIAGALTEYIMANSITTIVLGASSRGAISRAFRNADVPSSIGKSAPDSCSVYTVSKGKVLKIKSGSEPSTPTSATSSMPHNVFSPHCPDSAKFRPQGSWKSAVSEFSFNDGSKNTSPLNSRDYLQTTPSKRLMRSKIPFQNSEESSGSVHAAQWEKCNESKNPIYVESENSSYESLPYGSNHNSPFSSLTSGIEPSNKHSAIQESVTNLNLRVRTKETSTHSLSGSSNNSGVPSFTSDVSFELLDQPRSSDSTKSPKSPQASETEDELRRLNAELKQTINMYNAACQETVTAREKARDNAQGKLEEWSKLEDAKQAQKAALAIVEREKQKCKAAVQLAQKAQRIAELESVKRKRAEMKFKHEAEEKQKAIDALARCVIRYRRYSIHEIEIATKNFSISQKIGEGGYGFVYKATLDHTPVAIKVLSSDISQGQKQFQREVEVLSQMRHPHMVILLGACPEHGCLVYEYMENGSLEDRLNCRNGTPPLSWSTRIRIAAEIATALNFLHQMRPEPLVHRDLKPANILLDKNFVSKISDVGLSRLVPPTLADSSTQYHMTAPAGTFCYIDPEYQQTGMLGTKSDIYSLGVMLLQIMTAKPAMGLTHYVESAIEEGHFGDILDHKVKDWPVKEVLSLAKLALNCCELRRKDRPDLDSVILPELERLKELGSEVKDENKFYHVYSQDKRFAQTSPSSHVFLKEFGGTNFRHKRFQQESSSSSQETTNGNPEIQMETSRIYTSGSGSGTSTTLENVY, from the exons ATGACGATCATTTCCTCAGCGGTGGCAATCGACAAAGACAAGAACAGCCAATTCGCCGTCAAATGGGCCATCGACAATTTAATGCTGAAGGATAATAGACTCATCCTCGTGCATGTCAGCAGCCAACCTAGTTTTCACCTCC AGGATGGTATGATAAAAGAAGGCCGCGCGCTTACTCAAGCCGAAACACAACAATTATTCCTTCCATATCGCAGTTTTTGTGCTCGAAAAGGG ATTATAGCAAAGGAGGTAGTTCTTCGAGACCTTGACATTGCAGGCGCGCTTACCGAGTATATCATGGCTAACTCCATCACAACCATTGTTCTCGGTGCTTCTAGTCGAGGCGCCATTTCACG GGCATTTAGAAATGCAGATGTTCCGAGTTCGATAGGGAAATCTGCACCAGATTCTTGTTCAGTTTACACTGTATCGAAGGGAAAAGTGTTGAAAATCAAATCTGGTAGCGAACCTTCCACTCCCACAAGTGCAACTAGTTCAATGCCACACAATGTTTTCTCACCTCATTGCCCAGATTCTGCAAAATTTCGTCC TCAAGGAAGTTGGAAAAGTGCTGTCTCTGAGTTCTCATTTAATGATGGAAGCAAGAATACTTCGCCGCTGAATAGTAGAGATTATCTGCAAACGACTCCAAGTAAAAGGCTTATGAGAAGTAAGATCCCCTTTCAAAACTCGGAAGAAAGTAGTGGATCTGTCCACGCAGCCCAGTGGGAAAAGTGCAACGAGAGTAAGAATCCCATATATGTGGAATCAGAAAACAGTAGTTACGAGTCTTTACCCTATGGCAGCAATCACAACTCACCTTTCAGTTCATTGACTAGTGGGATTGAACCTAGCAACAAGCATTCTGCCATCCAGGAGTCGGTGACAAATTTGAATCTTCGGGTCCGAACCAAGGAGACTTCAACTCATTCTTTGTCTGGATCGAGTAACAATTCTGGAGTTCCAAGTTTTACCTCTGATGTCTCCTTCGAACTTTTGGACCAGCCTCGATCTTCAGATTCAACAAAGAGCCCCAAATCTCCTCAAGCATCT GAAACAGAGGACGAATTGAGAAGATTGAACGCAGAATTGAAGCAAACCATAAACATGTACAATGCTGCATGCCAGGAAACTGTAACTGCTAGAGAGAAG GCAAGAGATAATGCTCAGGGGAAATTGGAGGAATGGAGTAAGTTAGAAGATGCTAAGCAAGCGCAAAAGGCAGCATTGGCCATTGTGGAGAGGGAGAAGCAGAAGTGTAAAGCTGCAGTTCAACTAGCACAAAAGGCACAACGTATTGCAGAATTGGAATCGGTCAAGAGAAAGCGTGCAGAGATGAAGTTCAAACATGAGGCCGAAGAGAAGCAGAAGGCAATTGATGCATTAGCCCGCTGTGTGATTCGATATAGAAGGTACTCAATTCATGAAATTGAAATTGCAACAAAAAACTTCTCTATCTCGCAAAAGATCGGTGAAGGGGGATATGGGTTTGTTTATAAAGCTACTTTAGATCACACACCTGTTGCTATAAAAGTTTTGAGCTCAGATATATCGCAAGGTCAAAAGCAATTCCAAAGAGAG GTTGAGGTGTTGAGTCAGATGAGACATCCCCATATGGTAATCCTTTTGGGAGCATGTCCCGAGCATGGCTGCCTCGTGTATGAGTACATGGAAAACGGAAGCTTAGAAGACAGGCTTAATTGCAGAAATGGCACTCCACCTTTATCGTGGAGCACTCGTATCAGAATAGCCGCAGAAATCGCCACTGCTCTTAATTTTCTTCATCAAATGAGACCAGAGCCACTCGTTCACCGTGACCTTAAACCTGCAAATATTCTCTTAGACAAAAACTTTGTGAGCAAGATTAGTGATGTTGGCCTATCAAGGCTCGTTCCACCCACTTTGGCTGATTCCAGTACTCAGTATCACATGACAGCACCAGCAGGAACATTCTGTTACATTGATCCAGAGTACCAGCAAACAGGAATGTTGGGAACAAAATCAGACATATATTCGTTAGGTGTAATGCTGCTGCAGATCATGACAGCCAAACCTGCAATGGGCCTAACACATTATGTTGAGAGTGCTATAGAGGAAGGCCATTTCGGTGACATTCTAGACCATAAGGTGAAAGACTGGCCTGTTAAGGAAGTTTTATCCTTGGCTAAATTGGCCTTGAATTGCTGTGAATTGAGAAGAAAAGACAGGCCAGATCTTGATTCCGTGATATTACCTGAATTGGAACGGCTGAAGGAGCTGGGATCAGAAGTTAAAGACGAAAACAAATTTTATCATGTGTATTCACAAGATAAAAGGTTTGCACAAACATCACCTTCTAGCCATGTTTTTCTGAAGGAATTTGGTGGTACAAATTTTCGTCATAAAAGATTTCAACAAGAAAGCTCGAGTTCAAGTCAG GAAACAACGAACGGCAATCCTGAAATCCAAATGGAAACTTCTCGCATTTACACATCTGGAAGTGGAAGCGGCACTAGCACAACGCTAGAAAATGTGTATTAG
- the LOC140841178 gene encoding mitochondrial import inner membrane translocase subunit TIM23-1-like, with amino-acid sequence MAYQPRAPNQATNSDENDSTRRLYNPYQSVYNLPTSPEYLFQEESLAQRRSWGENLTYYTGIGYLGGASAGAVKGLVSGVKSIEQTDTFKLKVNRILNGSGHAGRQVGNRCGVIGLMYAALESGMVAIRDTDDVINSVVSGLGTGALYKAAAGPRSAAVAGAIGGVIVGIAVTGKQVLKRYVPI; translated from the coding sequence ATGGCGTACCAGCCTCGAGCTCCAAATCAAGCTACCAATAGTGACGAAAACGATTCAACTCGCCGACTTTACAACCCTTACCAATCCGTGTACAATCTCCCCACCTCCCCTGAATACCTGTTTCAAGAAGAGTCGCTCGCTCAGCGCCGATCCTGGGGGGAGAATCTCACGTATTATACGGGAATCGGATACCTTGGCGGCGCATCGGCTGGAGCTGTCAAGGGTCTTGTGTCCGGAGTTAAATCCATTGAGCAGACCGATACGTTTAAGCTGAAAGTGAATCGGATTCTTAACGGATCGGGCCATGCGGGTCGACAGGTGGGTAATCGATGCGGTGTTATCGGGTTGATGTATGCGGCTCTTGAGAGTGGAATGGTGGCGATTAGGGATACCGATGACGTCATCAACAGTGTCGTTTCGGGGTTGGGGACTGGAGCTCTGTACAAGGCTGCGGCGGGACCAAGGTCTGCGGCGGTGGCCGGAGCCATAGGTGGCGTGATTGTGGGGATTGCTGTTACGGGGAAGCAGGTGTTGAAGCGATACGTGCccatttga
- the LOC140841177 gene encoding U-box domain-containing protein 35-like isoform X2 has translation MSAANLVFTSIIAKEVVLRDLDIAGALTEYIMANSITTIVLGASSRGAISRAFRNADVPSSIGKSAPDSCSVYTVSKGKVLKIKSGSEPSTPTSATSSMPHNVFSPHCPDSAKFRPQGSWKSAVSEFSFNDGSKNTSPLNSRDYLQTTPSKRLMRSKIPFQNSEESSGSVHAAQWEKCNESKNPIYVESENSSYESLPYGSNHNSPFSSLTSGIEPSNKHSAIQESVTNLNLRVRTKETSTHSLSGSSNNSGVPSFTSDVSFELLDQPRSSDSTKSPKSPQASETEDELRRLNAELKQTINMYNAACQETVTAREKARDNAQGKLEEWSKLEDAKQAQKAALAIVEREKQKCKAAVQLAQKAQRIAELESVKRKRAEMKFKHEAEEKQKAIDALARCVIRYRRYSIHEIEIATKNFSISQKIGEGGYGFVYKATLDHTPVAIKVLSSDISQGQKQFQREVEVLSQMRHPHMVILLGACPEHGCLVYEYMENGSLEDRLNCRNGTPPLSWSTRIRIAAEIATALNFLHQMRPEPLVHRDLKPANILLDKNFVSKISDVGLSRLVPPTLADSSTQYHMTAPAGTFCYIDPEYQQTGMLGTKSDIYSLGVMLLQIMTAKPAMGLTHYVESAIEEGHFGDILDHKVKDWPVKEVLSLAKLALNCCELRRKDRPDLDSVILPELERLKELGSEVKDENKFYHVYSQDKRFAQTSPSSHVFLKEFGGTNFRHKRFQQESSSSSQETTNGNPEIQMETSRIYTSGSGSGTSTTLENVY, from the exons ATGTCAGCAGCCAACCTAGTTTTCACCTCC ATTATAGCAAAGGAGGTAGTTCTTCGAGACCTTGACATTGCAGGCGCGCTTACCGAGTATATCATGGCTAACTCCATCACAACCATTGTTCTCGGTGCTTCTAGTCGAGGCGCCATTTCACG GGCATTTAGAAATGCAGATGTTCCGAGTTCGATAGGGAAATCTGCACCAGATTCTTGTTCAGTTTACACTGTATCGAAGGGAAAAGTGTTGAAAATCAAATCTGGTAGCGAACCTTCCACTCCCACAAGTGCAACTAGTTCAATGCCACACAATGTTTTCTCACCTCATTGCCCAGATTCTGCAAAATTTCGTCC TCAAGGAAGTTGGAAAAGTGCTGTCTCTGAGTTCTCATTTAATGATGGAAGCAAGAATACTTCGCCGCTGAATAGTAGAGATTATCTGCAAACGACTCCAAGTAAAAGGCTTATGAGAAGTAAGATCCCCTTTCAAAACTCGGAAGAAAGTAGTGGATCTGTCCACGCAGCCCAGTGGGAAAAGTGCAACGAGAGTAAGAATCCCATATATGTGGAATCAGAAAACAGTAGTTACGAGTCTTTACCCTATGGCAGCAATCACAACTCACCTTTCAGTTCATTGACTAGTGGGATTGAACCTAGCAACAAGCATTCTGCCATCCAGGAGTCGGTGACAAATTTGAATCTTCGGGTCCGAACCAAGGAGACTTCAACTCATTCTTTGTCTGGATCGAGTAACAATTCTGGAGTTCCAAGTTTTACCTCTGATGTCTCCTTCGAACTTTTGGACCAGCCTCGATCTTCAGATTCAACAAAGAGCCCCAAATCTCCTCAAGCATCT GAAACAGAGGACGAATTGAGAAGATTGAACGCAGAATTGAAGCAAACCATAAACATGTACAATGCTGCATGCCAGGAAACTGTAACTGCTAGAGAGAAG GCAAGAGATAATGCTCAGGGGAAATTGGAGGAATGGAGTAAGTTAGAAGATGCTAAGCAAGCGCAAAAGGCAGCATTGGCCATTGTGGAGAGGGAGAAGCAGAAGTGTAAAGCTGCAGTTCAACTAGCACAAAAGGCACAACGTATTGCAGAATTGGAATCGGTCAAGAGAAAGCGTGCAGAGATGAAGTTCAAACATGAGGCCGAAGAGAAGCAGAAGGCAATTGATGCATTAGCCCGCTGTGTGATTCGATATAGAAGGTACTCAATTCATGAAATTGAAATTGCAACAAAAAACTTCTCTATCTCGCAAAAGATCGGTGAAGGGGGATATGGGTTTGTTTATAAAGCTACTTTAGATCACACACCTGTTGCTATAAAAGTTTTGAGCTCAGATATATCGCAAGGTCAAAAGCAATTCCAAAGAGAG GTTGAGGTGTTGAGTCAGATGAGACATCCCCATATGGTAATCCTTTTGGGAGCATGTCCCGAGCATGGCTGCCTCGTGTATGAGTACATGGAAAACGGAAGCTTAGAAGACAGGCTTAATTGCAGAAATGGCACTCCACCTTTATCGTGGAGCACTCGTATCAGAATAGCCGCAGAAATCGCCACTGCTCTTAATTTTCTTCATCAAATGAGACCAGAGCCACTCGTTCACCGTGACCTTAAACCTGCAAATATTCTCTTAGACAAAAACTTTGTGAGCAAGATTAGTGATGTTGGCCTATCAAGGCTCGTTCCACCCACTTTGGCTGATTCCAGTACTCAGTATCACATGACAGCACCAGCAGGAACATTCTGTTACATTGATCCAGAGTACCAGCAAACAGGAATGTTGGGAACAAAATCAGACATATATTCGTTAGGTGTAATGCTGCTGCAGATCATGACAGCCAAACCTGCAATGGGCCTAACACATTATGTTGAGAGTGCTATAGAGGAAGGCCATTTCGGTGACATTCTAGACCATAAGGTGAAAGACTGGCCTGTTAAGGAAGTTTTATCCTTGGCTAAATTGGCCTTGAATTGCTGTGAATTGAGAAGAAAAGACAGGCCAGATCTTGATTCCGTGATATTACCTGAATTGGAACGGCTGAAGGAGCTGGGATCAGAAGTTAAAGACGAAAACAAATTTTATCATGTGTATTCACAAGATAAAAGGTTTGCACAAACATCACCTTCTAGCCATGTTTTTCTGAAGGAATTTGGTGGTACAAATTTTCGTCATAAAAGATTTCAACAAGAAAGCTCGAGTTCAAGTCAG GAAACAACGAACGGCAATCCTGAAATCCAAATGGAAACTTCTCGCATTTACACATCTGGAAGTGGAAGCGGCACTAGCACAACGCTAGAAAATGTGTATTAG
- the LOC140841174 gene encoding dihydrolipoyllysine-residue acetyltransferase component 3 of pyruvate dehydrogenase complex, mitochondrial-like isoform X2: protein MTYPSRILNHCKKFRLAQNVLRNDRAIMMRWFTHNARPSVDKIDEVSRSRQLGLGSGDKCGISKFSSEDCFSTSSRAVNPTKELTMKMCKGNTLFARKMHASAIGVEFDRHRSSARSFSTESGLPPHEEIGMPSLSPTMTEGNIARWLKKEGDKVSTGEVLCEVETDKATVEMECMEEGYLAKILRGDGSSGIKVGEIIAITVEEEEDVAKFKDYKPSTSAAAAAPKSQSAPITSEKETEEVPVASPEPKASEPATPSSAGDRTFSSPLAKKLAEDNNVSLSNIKGTGPEGRIVKADIEDHLASHGKGVSEDPKVGKPTSGAPDYTDIPHTQIRKITASSLLQSKQTIPHYYLTVDTCVDKLMELRSHLNSLQEASGGKGISVNDLVIKAAALALRKVPQCNSSWTNDYIRQYHNVNINVAVQTDKGLYVPVIRDADQKGLSKISDEVKHLAQKAKENSLKPEDYEGGTFTVSNLGGPFGIKQFCAIINPPQSGILAVGYAEKRVVPGTGPDQYKFSSFMAVTLSCDHRVIDGAIGAEWLKAFKGYIENPESMLL, encoded by the exons TTCAGACTTGCCCAGAATGTTTTGCGAAATGATCGTGCGATCATGATGCGCTGGTTTACACATAATGCCCGGCCATCAGTTGATAAAATAGATG AGGTTTCAAGGTCCAGACAACTTGGTCTTGGATCTGGAGACAAGTGTGGCATTTCTAAGTTTTCCAGTGAAGACTGTTTTTCTACCAGTAGCCGAGCAGTGAATCCCACCAAG GAATTAACTATGAAAATGTGCAAGGGAAATACTCTCTTCGCAAGGAAGATGCATGCATCAGCAATAGGCGTAGAGTTTGACAG ACATCGAAGCTCAGCCAGAAGTTTTTCAACAGAGTCAG GTCTTCCGCCACACGAAGAGATTGGGATGCCTTCTCTGTCACCTACCATGACAGAG GGAAATATTGCTAGGTGGTTGAAGAAAGAGGGCGACAAAGTTTCTACAGGAGAAGTGCTCTGTGAAGTGGAAACC GACAAAGCTACGGTTGAAATGGAGTGCATGGAGGAAGGATATCTTGCAAAAATTTTACGCGGTGATGGCTCAAGTGGGATAAAAGTTGGTGAG ATTATTGCCATAACTGTTGAAGAAGAGGAGGATGTTGCAAAATTTAAAGACTACAAACCCTCAACATCAGCTGCTGCAGCAGCTCCAAAATCACAATCTGCTCCAATCACATCTGAAAAAGAGACCGAAGAAGTGCCTGTTGCTTCACCAGAGCCAAAAGCTTCTGAGCCTGCTACACCTTCTTCAGCTGGAGACCGCACGTTTTCCAGTCCTCTTGCCAAGAAACTAGCGGAAGATAACAAT GTATCTCTTTCAAACATCAAAGGAACTGGTCCTGAGGGACGAATTGTGAAGGCTGATATCGAGGATCACCTTG CTTCTCATGGTAAGGGAGTTTCAGAAGATCCCAAGGTGGGCAAGCCAACATCTGGTGCTCCGGATTACACAGACATCCCTCATACACAAATTAGGAAG ATCACAGCGTCTTCGTTGTTGCAATCAAAACAAACCATCCCGCACTACTACCTAACTGTGGATACATGTGTTGACAAGTTGATGGA ATTGCGGAGCCACTTGAATTCATTGCAAGAAGCTTCAGGTGGAAAAGGGATATCTGTCAATGATCTTGTGATTAAA GCTGCTGCCCTGGCTCTTAGAAAAGTTCCTCAATGTAATAGTTCATGGACCAATGATTATATTCGCCA GTATCACAATGTGAATATAAATGTCGCAGTGCAAACAGATAAAGGGTTATATGTTCCCGTAATTAGG GATGCTGACCAGAAAGGTTTGTCGAAGATTTCTGATGAAGTCAAACATTTAGCTCAGAAAGCAAAAGAAAACAGCTTGAAACCGGAAGATTATGAG GGGGGCACGTTCACGGTTTCAAACTTGGGAGGGCCATTTGGTATCAAGCAGTTTTGTGCCATCATCAATCCTCCACAATCAGGCATTCTTGCAGTTGGTTATG CTGAAAAGAGGGTCGTACCTGGTACCGGTCCTGACCAgtataaattttcatcattcaTGGCTGTGACATTGAGCTGTGATCATCGGGTAATTGATG GTGCCATCGGTGCAGAGTGGCTGAAGGCTTTCAAAGGTTACATCGAGAATCCAGAGTCGATGTTGCTTTAA
- the LOC140841174 gene encoding dihydrolipoyllysine-residue acetyltransferase component 3 of pyruvate dehydrogenase complex, mitochondrial-like isoform X1 produces MTYPSRILNHCKKFRLAQNVLRNDRAIMMRWFTHNARPSVDKIDEVSRSRQLGLGSGDKCGISKFSSEDCFSTSSRAVNPTKELTMKMCKGNTLFARKMHASAIGVEFDSRHRSSARSFSTESGLPPHEEIGMPSLSPTMTEGNIARWLKKEGDKVSTGEVLCEVETDKATVEMECMEEGYLAKILRGDGSSGIKVGEIIAITVEEEEDVAKFKDYKPSTSAAAAAPKSQSAPITSEKETEEVPVASPEPKASEPATPSSAGDRTFSSPLAKKLAEDNNVSLSNIKGTGPEGRIVKADIEDHLASHGKGVSEDPKVGKPTSGAPDYTDIPHTQIRKITASSLLQSKQTIPHYYLTVDTCVDKLMELRSHLNSLQEASGGKGISVNDLVIKAAALALRKVPQCNSSWTNDYIRQYHNVNINVAVQTDKGLYVPVIRDADQKGLSKISDEVKHLAQKAKENSLKPEDYEGGTFTVSNLGGPFGIKQFCAIINPPQSGILAVGYAEKRVVPGTGPDQYKFSSFMAVTLSCDHRVIDGAIGAEWLKAFKGYIENPESMLL; encoded by the exons TTCAGACTTGCCCAGAATGTTTTGCGAAATGATCGTGCGATCATGATGCGCTGGTTTACACATAATGCCCGGCCATCAGTTGATAAAATAGATG AGGTTTCAAGGTCCAGACAACTTGGTCTTGGATCTGGAGACAAGTGTGGCATTTCTAAGTTTTCCAGTGAAGACTGTTTTTCTACCAGTAGCCGAGCAGTGAATCCCACCAAG GAATTAACTATGAAAATGTGCAAGGGAAATACTCTCTTCGCAAGGAAGATGCATGCATCAGCAATAGGCGTAGAGTTTGACAG TAGACATCGAAGCTCAGCCAGAAGTTTTTCAACAGAGTCAG GTCTTCCGCCACACGAAGAGATTGGGATGCCTTCTCTGTCACCTACCATGACAGAG GGAAATATTGCTAGGTGGTTGAAGAAAGAGGGCGACAAAGTTTCTACAGGAGAAGTGCTCTGTGAAGTGGAAACC GACAAAGCTACGGTTGAAATGGAGTGCATGGAGGAAGGATATCTTGCAAAAATTTTACGCGGTGATGGCTCAAGTGGGATAAAAGTTGGTGAG ATTATTGCCATAACTGTTGAAGAAGAGGAGGATGTTGCAAAATTTAAAGACTACAAACCCTCAACATCAGCTGCTGCAGCAGCTCCAAAATCACAATCTGCTCCAATCACATCTGAAAAAGAGACCGAAGAAGTGCCTGTTGCTTCACCAGAGCCAAAAGCTTCTGAGCCTGCTACACCTTCTTCAGCTGGAGACCGCACGTTTTCCAGTCCTCTTGCCAAGAAACTAGCGGAAGATAACAAT GTATCTCTTTCAAACATCAAAGGAACTGGTCCTGAGGGACGAATTGTGAAGGCTGATATCGAGGATCACCTTG CTTCTCATGGTAAGGGAGTTTCAGAAGATCCCAAGGTGGGCAAGCCAACATCTGGTGCTCCGGATTACACAGACATCCCTCATACACAAATTAGGAAG ATCACAGCGTCTTCGTTGTTGCAATCAAAACAAACCATCCCGCACTACTACCTAACTGTGGATACATGTGTTGACAAGTTGATGGA ATTGCGGAGCCACTTGAATTCATTGCAAGAAGCTTCAGGTGGAAAAGGGATATCTGTCAATGATCTTGTGATTAAA GCTGCTGCCCTGGCTCTTAGAAAAGTTCCTCAATGTAATAGTTCATGGACCAATGATTATATTCGCCA GTATCACAATGTGAATATAAATGTCGCAGTGCAAACAGATAAAGGGTTATATGTTCCCGTAATTAGG GATGCTGACCAGAAAGGTTTGTCGAAGATTTCTGATGAAGTCAAACATTTAGCTCAGAAAGCAAAAGAAAACAGCTTGAAACCGGAAGATTATGAG GGGGGCACGTTCACGGTTTCAAACTTGGGAGGGCCATTTGGTATCAAGCAGTTTTGTGCCATCATCAATCCTCCACAATCAGGCATTCTTGCAGTTGGTTATG CTGAAAAGAGGGTCGTACCTGGTACCGGTCCTGACCAgtataaattttcatcattcaTGGCTGTGACATTGAGCTGTGATCATCGGGTAATTGATG GTGCCATCGGTGCAGAGTGGCTGAAGGCTTTCAAAGGTTACATCGAGAATCCAGAGTCGATGTTGCTTTAA
- the LOC140841179 gene encoding uncharacterized protein yields MAKSKTKKNKSEVEEDVGKSKIYEALQVKIKTIGENPDKKMAPIIGYFPSGYDPLKNHNNSESEAEENHSVKVYKSLNTRNPNKPRMQLVVRDDGSQVNFVGTSYSGEAATPQLCNYALGVLDKETGVLKIVPIAANRIFRLEPKIGESEQPENDLHQAEETAEKRADKLRTLTVMYSTKTNIRRDLKLDTLRQTEDPETQQGLDNKLKEIKINKEALQAIASTTNARNIPPYDLGATTSDMAYPLNKIIFEGEWDYLLDIFERTQAGSEMNPDVYPSFVCNRIQKLKDVEDEEEKRQMAGILSYITHLIKFKDRNSMDGVSSAKRHKFPSIFSQKFSSMFGSNQRRIPDEKQQLLISYVLVLSMFADNFRSDPSDIAKDLRMNSISLRPHYEYLGCKFVSDNKVLVATLPLPLEFHTTKRKRRR; encoded by the exons ATGGCGAAATCGAAAACCAAGAAAAATAAATCAGAAGTTGAAGAAGATGTTGGAAAATCGAAAATCTATGAAGCCTTACAAGTCAAAATCAAGACAATCGGCGAGAACCCGGATAAAAAAATGGCACCAATAATCGGGTACTTTCCATCTGGTTATGATCCGTTGAAGAATCACAACAACTCAGAATCGGAGGCGGAAGAGAATCATTCCGTTAAGGTTTACAAGAGTTTGAACACGCGAAACCCTAACAAGCCCAGAATGCAGCTGGTGGTGCGGGATGATGGGTCTCAAGTGAATTTTGTGGGCACAAGTTACTCAGGAGAGGCCGCGACACCACAACTGTGTAATTATGCTCTTGGGGTGTTGGATAAGGAGACTGGCGTTTTGAAAATTGTTCCGATTGCTGCCAATAGG ATATTTAGGTTGGAGCCGAAAATTGGAGAGTCAGAGCAACCTGAAAATGATTTGCACCAGGCCGAAGAAACGGCTGAGAAGAGGGCCGATAAACTTAGGACTCTCACTGTCATGTATTCGACAAAGACAAATATTAGACGG GATTTGAAACTTGATACCCTAAGGCAGACAGAGGATCCAGAAACTCAGCAGGGTTTGGACAATAAATTGAAAGAGATCAAGATAAATAAAGAGGCATTACAAGCCATTGCTTCTACAACTAATGCTCGCAATATCCCACCGTATGATTTGGGTGCCACCACATCAGACATGGCATATCCATTAAACAAGATAATTTTTGAAGGGGAGTGGGACTACCTTCTTGATATCTTTGAACGTACACAAGCAGGGTCAGAAATGAACCCTGATGTTTACCCTAGTTTTGTATGTAACAGAATTCAGAAATTGAAAGATGTTGAG GATGAGGAGGAGAAAAGACAGATGGCTGGCATATTGTCATACATCACTCATCTCATCAAGTTCAAGGACAGAAATTCCATGGATGGTGTATCATCTGCAAAACGTCACAAGTTTCCCAGTATCTTCTCACAGAAGTTTTCCTCCATGTTTGGTTCAAACCAAAGGAGAATCCCTGATGAAAAACAGCAATTGCTTATTAGTTATGTCCTGGTACTCTCCATGTTTGCCGACAATTTTCGGTCGGACCCTTCGGATATAGCCAAAGATCTTCGGATGAACTCAATCTCATTAAGACCACATTATGAATACTTGGGCTGCAAGTTTGTTAGTGACAATAAAGTGTTGGTTGCTACCCTTCCCCTCCCGCTAGAATTTCACACTACGAAGAGGAAAAGGAGGAGGTAA